Below is a window of Halolamina sp. CBA1230 DNA.
GACATCTGTGAGACCGTGGAGCCAGCGGTCGACGCCGAGTTCGAGTACACCGTCGCCGACCACCCCACCACGGACGAGTCGCTCGCGGCGCTGTCCGACGCACTCGAGGGGGAGGAAACGTACCGGAAGCGCACCCGCGAACACCGGATCGTTCGCGCGATGGCCGACTACCAGCTCGGCGAGGGTGCGGGCGCGGCGCTGTTCCCCAGCGACGAGATCCGGACCACCAGTCGCTACCCGAAGCTCCAGGTTCGCGACACCGAGGGCGAGCAGTTGGCGACGATGGTCCCCCAGTACGGCGTGCTCTCCTTCACGACTGCCGGCGCCCGGAAGTGGGCCGAGAGCGACGCGCCGAGCAAGACCGTCGAGATCGACGAGTTCGTCCCTCACGGCAGCGTGCTCGCGCCTGGTGTCGTCGACGCCGACGAGGGGATCCGCACCGGCGACGAGGTGATCGTCTCCGGGCCGAAGGCGTTCGGCGTCGGCCGGGCGTCGATGTTCGGTCGGGAGATGCAGGAGTCGACCCGGGGAATCGCCGTCGAGACCCGACACGTCGACGAACTGTCGACGCGCTCGCGGTAGCTTTTTCAGGATTCCTGACGCGTCTCCGAGTATGGTCCCGCTCAAGTCCTGGCCGGGCATCGCGCTCGTCCTCGTGGTCACGCTCGGGCTCTCCGCGCTCACCGCAGTGCTCTCGCTCGGCGCCCTCCCCGCGGTCGTCACCATCGTCGGCTGGTTCATCGTCGCGCCGGTGCTGGCGATCCTCACGTACTACGAGGACGAGGAGGGTGACGCTGATCCGGAGCGCGACGACCCAGTAGCGACGCTTCGGGAGCGATACGCCCGTGGCGAGCTCACCGAGGCGGAGTTCGAACGGCGACTGGATCAGCTCTTGGAGACGGAGGGGACAGGTCGATCCGCGGGCGTCGACGGGGCGCGAGAACGCGGCGAACGCGAGCGCGTCAGGGAGCGGTAGCGCCGTCAGTTCTCGGCTTCCGGTGACTCCCGCACCGCGGGCTGCGGGCCGAACTCGCGGTCGGCGGCTCGGTGCCGACCTTGCAGGCGACCGTCGAAAGCGGGGGCGTTCGCGCCGAAACGGCGAAGGGGCTTCGCGACGAGAGACGGACGATGGCTCGTGTCGAGACCGCCGGCCGACTCCACTTCGGCTTCGGCAACCTCTCGCTCGCCTACGACCGGCTCTACGGCGCGCTCGGGGTCGCGCTCGATCGCCCCCCGCTCGCCGTCGAGGCGACGGCCGCCGAGTCGGTCCGCTGTGACGACGAGGTGGCCGCCGAGTACGCCGAACGCGCCTGTGACCTGCTCTCGGTGTCCGGCGCCGACGTGTCCGTCGAGAGCGGCCTCCCCCGCCACGCCGGGCTCGGGAGCGGAACGCAGATCGCGCTGGCCGTGCTGGCGGCGGTCGCCCGCGCCCACGGT
It encodes the following:
- a CDS encoding SHOCT domain-containing protein, translating into MVPLKSWPGIALVLVVTLGLSALTAVLSLGALPAVVTIVGWFIVAPVLAILTYYEDEEGDADPERDDPVATLRERYARGELTEAEFERRLDQLLETEGTGRSAGVDGARERGERERVRER